In a single window of the Nilaparvata lugens isolate BPH chromosome 1, ASM1435652v1, whole genome shotgun sequence genome:
- the LOC111050903 gene encoding general vesicular transport factor p115, with product MEYFKSGLKSVLGAPQPGDQPSGADTVERLVDRVLSSTLLDDRRDACRALKALSRKYRVVVGAHGMNALRQVLETDHGDCEIVGYALDTLCNITSTEVFEEEENSESGHESLHVSEQFTEIFIKQPDNVGLVLGFLEEFDFRVRWPAVKLLTHLLNNKPKDIQEIILVSPMGVSKLMDLLGDSREVIRNDALLLLIQLSKGNANIQKIVAFENAFDRLFDVISEEGYSDGGIVVEDCLLLMLNLLRNNTSNQNFFKEGSYIQKLAPMFELPSDINEEGMWTRNKSSTIHCALMVVRTLISPSNPAQVISSCQRALKKAGIVEAMSAILMASGVPVDILTETICAVAECIRGNPTNQEYFASVVAPSTPPREAIVVLLMSMVNEKQPFSLRCAVLYCFQCFLFKNETGQGQLVQTLLPSSTEVGSFTSGQLLCGGLFSLDALSNWFSAVALSHSLVENPAQREQLLRVLLAATPGANTPISLLHQATLLLQQNSKVQSKLGLLMLLSTWLSHCPVAVKQFLAIPSSISYLTAQAASTERDDNEELVQGLCAFLIGICVYFNDESSPSFSKEDLRQLIAKRIGLEIFLDKLSEVSRHENYSTAFKQPQLRPRTPNDLLLDHEFCRLFKALEGMIIKAVNANASSGIANGGMDLSSSDNALVMQYKDLIREQDNKLRELEQENQVLRHENRTLTQQNEQLNSSMAQLRDQNMILRAQVNAGGPQVNQQEISLMVSELQTVKADCQRKDAVIQNLLEELHALKLSKMTITSEQNGQINQPETNEETSGREAKLKWLLERETEERLSELISNSDELEQMKKDHDDLLELLADQDVKLSTYKDRLRKLGENVEDDEEECGEPTDNTSNPNLLQS from the exons ATGGAGTATTTCAAATCTGGCCTTAAATCTGTTTTGGGTGCTCCTCAACCTGGTGACCAGCCGTCTGGAGCAGACACG GTAGAGCGACTGGTAGACAGAGTGTTGTCGTCAACACTTTTGGATGACAGAAGAGATGCTTGCAGGGCGCTGAAAGCCCTCTCCAGGAAGTACAGGGTGGTTGTCGGTGCTCACGGCATGAATGCACTCCGTCAAGTACTCGAAACCGATCATGGTGACTGTGAAATAGTGGGCTATGCTCTTGACACACTCTGCAACATCACTTCTACTGAGGTTTTCGAGGAGGAAg AGAATTCCGAATCAGGGCATGAGTCGCTGCATGTTAGTGAACAGTTCACGGAGATTTTCATAAAACAGCCGGACAATGTTGGTTTGGTTCTTGGCTTCCTTGAAGAATTCGACTTCAGAGTGCGATGGCCTGCTGTAAAACTCCTCACACATCTTCTCAATAATAA acCAAAAGACatacaagaaataatattagtCAGTCCAATGGGTGTTTCTAAACTGATGGATTTGCTTGGTGATAGTCGTGAAGTAATCAGGAATGAT GCATTGCTATTACTGATTCAACTATCGAAAGGAAATGCAAATATTCAGAAGATTGTTGCCTTTGAGAATGCCTTCGACAGACTATTCGATGTTATAAGCGAGGAAGGATACTCAGATGGAGGCATTGTAGTTGAAGACTGCTTGCTTCTCATGTTGAATCTTCTGCGCAACAACacttcaaatcaaaatttcttcaaagaag GTAGTTATATCCAGAAATTAGCTCCAATGTTTGAGCTGCCTTCGGACATCAATGAAGAAGGAATGTGGACTCGCAACAAGTCATCAACGATTCATTGCGCTCTAATG GTTGTACGCACACTGATATCGCCGAGCAACCCTGCACAAGTGATCTCATCATGCCAGAGGGCTCTGAAGAAGGCTGGCATAGTGGAGGCGATGTCGGCAATACTGATGGCAAGTGGCGTCCCCGTCGACATCCTCACTGAGACGATATGCGCCGTAGCTGAGTGCATCAGAGGCAATCCCACCAATCAAGAATATTTCGCTTCTGTAGTGGCACCTTCAACTCCTCCTAG aGAAGCAATAGTGGTTCTGCTGATGTCGATGGTGAATGAAAAGCAGCCATTCTCGCTGCGTTGTGCTGTGTTGTACTGCTTCCAATGTTTCCTATTCAAAAACGAAACAGGGCAAGGGCAGCTGGTGCAGACTCTTCTCCCGTCTTCCACCGAAG TTGGAAGTTTCACGTCGGGCCAGCTGCTGTGTGGCGGACTATTCAGCCTCGACGCTCTGTCCAACTGGTTTTCGGCGGTGGCGCTGTCGCACAGTCTGGTCGAGAACCCGGCCCAAAGGGAGCAGCTGTTGAGGGTGCTTCTGGCTGCCACGCCCGGCGCTAATACACCCATATCTCTGCTACACCAGGCCACGTTGCTGCTTCAACAG aATAGCAAAGTGCAAAGCAAATTGGGCTTGTTGATGCTACTGAGCACCTGGCTGTCACATTGTCCTGTGGCCGTCAAACAGTTTCTGGCAATACCATCCAGTATATCCTATCTCACCGCACAG GCAGCTTCTACAGAGCGTGATGATAATGAGGAACTTGTACAGGGTCTTTGTGCCTTTCTTATAGGAATCTGTGTCTACTTCAATGATGAATCGTCTCCGTCATTTTCAAAG GAGGATCTTCGGCAGTTGATAGCGAAACGTATTGGCCTGGAGATTTTCCTGGACAAACTGAGTGAGGTGTCGCGCCACGAGAACTACAGCACGGCCTTCAAGCAGCCTCAGCTGCGACCGCGCACCCCGAACGACCTTCTCCTCGATCACGAGTTTTGTCGGCTGTTCAAAGCCCTTGAAG GCATGATAATCAAAGCAGTCAATGCGAATGCTTCAAGCGGCATTGCAAACGGCGGAATGGATTTGTCGTCTTCGGACAATGCACTAGTGATGCAGTACAAGGATCTGATCAGAGAGCAGGACAACAAACTCAGAGAACTGGAGCAAGAGAATCAGGTGCTGCGGCACGAGAATCGGACGCTCACTCAGCAGAATGAACAGCTCAACAGTTCAATGGCACAACTTCGCGATCAAAATATGATATTAAGAGCACAG GTAAATGCTGGTGGTCCCCAAGTTAACCAGCAAGAAATATCTCTTATGGTATCCGAATTACAGACAGTCAAAGCCGATTGTCAAAGGAAAGATGCTGTTATCCAAAATctg CTGGAAGAGCTACATGCCCTTAAACTTTCCAAGATGACTATTACAAGTGAACAGAATGGTCAAATTAATCAACCAGAGACAAATGAAGAG ACGTCCGGAAGAGAGGCCAAGCTGAAATGGCTGCTAGAAAGAGAAACCGAAGAAAGACTGAGTGAGCTGATATCGAACAGCGACGAGTTGGAGCAGATGAAGAAGGACCACGATGATTTGCTAGAGTTGCTGGCCGACCAGGACGTCAAGTTGTCAACCTACAAAGATAGACTGAGAAAACTCGGCGAAAAC GTcgaggatgatgaagaggaatGTGGAGAACCAACCGACAACACAAGTAACCCAAACTTGTTGCAAAGTTGA